The DNA segment GGTTCAGAATGGATAAAATATCCTGCATCTGAATGATTAATATAGGGTAACTACCGGGGTCCAAGGAGTGTTGTTATAGGTTGCTAAAATAAAAAACAGGCACAAAGCTAAAAAAAACTTTGAGCCTGTTTTTAACATTTTAATTGATCAAAATGGAAGGTCGTCTGACGGTGCAGACGTTACTGCCATTTCAGGTGTCGATTGCGTACTGGCAGCCGGTTCCGGATTGTCAGTTCTCGGTCCACCTAACATTGTCATTTCTTCGGCAACAATTTCAGTAATGTACTTTTTATTGTTCTCATCACCATATTGACGGGTTTTGATCTTTCCTTCGATATAGATCAATTTGCCTTTACGAACATACTTTTCAACGATTTCAGCCAGGCCTCGCCAAACAACGACATTGTGCCATTCTGTGGTTTCGATCTTCTGACCTTCTTTGTTCTTGTATGAATCTGATGTCGCCAGTGGAAAGCGTGCTAACGCTACACCACCCTCAAGGTATTTTACTTCCGGGTCTTTCCCCACGTGTCCTACAAGGATCACTTTATTTACTCCGCTCATTGTTTTTTGTTTTTAATTTGATTTATGACAACAAAGATAAAGCCTCAGTCTGCTTTTTGAAAACCGTATAATAAGGAACTTATTTGCGGTATTTTTTTGTAGACTTCAATTTACATTTGTTTCAGATACTCTTCAATTAATCTTGGAACAGCAAATTCTTTTACTGTAACTGAATTTACTTTTTTCCAGTCTTCTTCCTTTTCATTAAACGATTTGAGGTCACTGCTTATTTCATAAAATGTTGCATGAATATGCTGATGACTCAAAATGTGTATATACTCCTTACTGATATTTGTTAATTTCGATTTTCGTTTGCCAAATTGATCTCTCCACTCTTTCGACGACATTACCTTTCCTTCACTCTCGGCTGCAGATGTTTCAATTAATGGAAAATCATGCAAGCCTGTCCAGATATCTTTTTCTTTCCTTTGACGAATGAAAAAATTATCCTTTTCACGTATGACAAGATAGTGAAAAAATCGCTTCCTGATTTTGGTTTTTTTCG comes from the Bacteroidota bacterium genome and includes:
- the ssb gene encoding single-stranded DNA-binding protein yields the protein MSGVNKVILVGHVGKDPEVKYLEGGVALARFPLATSDSYKNKEGQKIETTEWHNVVVWRGLAEIVEKYVRKGKLIYIEGKIKTRQYGDENNKKYITEIVAEEMTMLGGPRTDNPEPAASTQSTPEMAVTSAPSDDLPF